A window from Cryptomeria japonica chromosome 1, Sugi_1.0, whole genome shotgun sequence encodes these proteins:
- the LOC131056908 gene encoding scopoletin glucosyltransferase gives MNGFQNQKPHLVALPFPSLGHSIPFLDMARLLASHGLTVSYVTTAANAPRLQHHVMEAATNGLDIRLAVIPTPAVEGLDGRESAELLPRSDHGLIFQLAEKLQEPFDLWIEQQFQGETETEAPVCIVHDVFMGWARESAEKYKISCIEFNASGAFAVSLLYSVSRTLLQKEARKQDEDSVVFGLDLPHSHKFRQHEIADDFFDGGPLNSRIEFILRRLLSIGKSSGMLINTFKELEPTYVEHLRNLTGKPVWAIGPLLPPGYFSGATKGSSRGKMADVGEDELVQWLDSQSPRSTVYVSFGSETFLSEQQTNALARGLEASGQPFIWAIKLSPTTESEFSDRATKYLPREFLERTKGRGLIIWGWAPQLLILSHSSVAAFMSHCGWNSTLESITLGVPIIAWPMYGDQFFNVRLLAELGLGIQFCEHRPGLPNEEKVGAAVIQVICGEEGREMRTCAEKLREMARKAVEDGGSSKANVQAFASHMQSLRRVT, from the coding sequence ATGAATGGATTTCAGAATCAGAAGCCCCATCTTGTGGCACTGCCATTTCCATCTCTGGGCCACTCAATCCCTTTTCTGGACATGGCAAGGCTGCTTGCCTCACACGGTCTCACCGTTAGTTATGTCACAACAGCTGCTAATGCTCCCCGCCTGCAACACCATGTTATGGAAGCTGCAACGAATGGCCTCGATATTCGACTGGCAGTTATTCCGACGCCCGCTGTAGAAGGCCTAGACGGACGTGAAAGTGCCGAGCTTCTTCCAAGGTCGGACCACGGCCTTATTTTTCAGTTAGCAGAGAAGCTTCAGGAGCCTTTCGATCTCTGGATCGAGCAGCAGTTTCAGGGAGAAACAGAAACAGAAGCTCCCGTCTGTATAGTCCATGACGTTTTCATGGGATGGGCTCGAGAAAGTGCAGAGAAGTACAAGATTTCTTGTATTGAGTTCAACGCCTCAGGGGCTTTTGCAGTAAGTCTGTTGTACTCTGTCTCGCGCACTTTGCTGCAAAAGGAGGCGCGGAAACAAGACGAGGACAGCGTTGTGTTCGGTCTGGATCTGCCGCATTCTCATAAATTTCGTCAACATGAGATAGCCGACGATTTTTTTGATGGGGGTCCTTTGAATTCCAGGATCGAGTTTATTTTGCGGAGGTTACTGTCGATCGGGAAAAGCTCGGGTATGTTGATTAATACATTCAAGGAGCTTGAGCCGACGTATGTTGAGCACCTGAGGAATTTGACGGGCAAACCAGTTTGGGCCATAGGACCATTGCTTCCTCCAGGCTATTTCAGCGGAGCTACTAAGGGTAGCTCGAGGGGGAAAATGGCGGACGTGGGCGAAGATGAGCTTGTTCAATGGCTGGATTCCCAAAGTCCCCGATCGACTGTGTATGTTTCGTTTGGGAGCGAGACATTTTTGTCTGAGCAACAAACAAATGCCTTGGCGAGAGGATTGGAAGCCAGTGGGCAGCCATTCATTTGGGCTATCAAGCTTTCTCCGACCACTGAATCAGAATTTTCAGATCGCGCTACCAAGTATCTTCCCAGGGAATTCCTAGAGCGTACAAAGGGAAGAGGGTTGATCATATGGGGTTGGGCGCCTCAGCTTCTGATTCTTTCGCATTCCTCCGTGGCTGCTTTCATGAGCCACTGTGGATGGAATTCTACGCTCGAAAGCATTACTCTTGGAGTTCCCATTATAGCTTGGCCCATGTATGGAGACCAGTTTTTTAATGTGAGACTGTTGGCTGAGCTTGGGCTCGGGATTCAGTTCTGCGAACATAGACCTGGGCTTCCAAATGAAGAAAAAGTTGGGGCGGCTGTAATACAGGTGATTTGtggggaggaagggagggagatgAGGACATGCGCAGAGAAGCTTCGGGAGATGGCCAGAAAAGCTGTTGAAGATGGAGGATCTTCCAAAGCTAATGTGCAAGCGTTTGCAAGTCATATGCAGAGTCTGCGGCGCGTGACATGA